One segment of Curtobacterium sp. MR_MD2014 DNA contains the following:
- a CDS encoding response regulator transcription factor — translation MTDGPKILIVDDEPNIRDLLTTSLRFAGFAVRAVGNGAQAISAVLEEEPDLIILDVMLPDMNGFGVTKRLRSSGYTSPILFLTAKDDTEDKITGLTVGGDDYVTKPFSLDEIVARIKAILRRTMNDEEDAIIRAGELTMDQDTHEVTIGDAQIELSPTEFKLLRYLMLNPNRVLSKAQILDHVWEYDFNGDAGIVESYISYLRRKLDQYSTEPIIQTKRGFGYMLKASKAS, via the coding sequence ATGACCGATGGCCCCAAGATCCTGATCGTCGACGACGAGCCGAACATCCGCGACCTCCTCACGACCTCGTTGCGCTTCGCCGGGTTCGCCGTCCGTGCGGTCGGCAACGGGGCCCAGGCGATCTCCGCCGTGCTCGAGGAGGAGCCCGACCTGATCATCCTCGACGTGATGCTCCCGGACATGAACGGCTTCGGCGTCACAAAGCGCCTCCGCTCGTCCGGGTACACGTCGCCGATCCTCTTCCTCACCGCGAAGGACGACACCGAGGACAAGATCACCGGGCTCACCGTCGGGGGCGACGACTACGTCACCAAGCCGTTCTCGCTCGACGAGATCGTCGCGCGCATCAAGGCGATCCTCCGTCGCACCATGAACGACGAAGAGGACGCGATCATCCGCGCCGGCGAGCTCACGATGGACCAGGACACGCACGAGGTCACGATCGGCGACGCGCAGATCGAGCTGTCCCCGACCGAGTTCAAGCTCCTGCGCTACCTGATGCTCAACCCGAACCGCGTGCTGTCGAAGGCGCAGATCCTCGACCACGTGTGGGAGTACGACTTCAACGGCGACGCGGGCATCGTCGAGTCGTACATCTCGTACCTCCGCCGCAAGCTCGACCAGTACTCGACCGAGCCGATCATCCAGACGAAGCGCGGGTTCGGCTACATGCTGAAGGCGTCCAAGGCGTCCTGA